A region of Streptomyces sp. R44 DNA encodes the following proteins:
- a CDS encoding glycosyl hydrolase family 18 protein, with protein sequence MHPRKPLIAALLSSALAAGALAATAGLGSAQAAETTTTASTGGVKIAYYDQWSVYGNAFYPKHLDERGIAADLDVINYSFGNIHPTDLTCFEANKAAGDDNNPNAGDGAGDSYADYQKSFSAADSVDGVADKWDQPIVGVFNQFKELKAKHPKLKINISIGGWSYSKYFSDAAKTDASRKKFVASCVKQYIQGDLPVEGGFGGPGTAAGIFDGIDIDWEYPGSADGHLGNHYAPEDKQNFTLLLAEFRKQLDEYGAAHGGKKYLLTAALPAGQDKIKNIETDKIGAYLDYANIMTYDMHGAWDGDGPTYHQSPLYSGTNDPTDVIKPGTEKYSIDNAIDSWIDGKPAYGITGGFPANKLTLGYEFYYRGWKGVPAGTTNGLAQTATGGSNARPLSQAAGIAYYKELGGIVDNAAGTFWDDQAKSAYFYKDGEFFTGLDKRTIQARADYAHQRGLAGAMMYSLLGLDANATLFKDIVTAVGSSPTSPTTPPTTPPTTPPTTPPTTTPPTTPPTTPPTGCTAPAYVAGTVYTGGSLVSHKGHTWKAQWWTQNEEPGTTGEWGVWKDQGAC encoded by the coding sequence GTGCACCCCCGTAAGCCCTTGATCGCCGCGCTTCTCAGCTCGGCCCTCGCCGCCGGCGCCCTCGCCGCCACGGCCGGCCTCGGTTCCGCCCAGGCCGCCGAGACCACCACCACCGCCTCCACGGGCGGCGTGAAGATCGCGTACTACGACCAGTGGAGCGTCTACGGGAACGCCTTCTACCCCAAGCACCTCGACGAGCGGGGGATCGCGGCCGACCTGGACGTCATCAACTACTCGTTCGGCAACATCCACCCCACCGACCTCACCTGTTTCGAGGCCAACAAGGCCGCGGGCGACGACAACAACCCCAACGCGGGTGACGGAGCCGGCGACTCGTACGCCGACTACCAGAAGTCCTTCTCCGCGGCGGACAGCGTCGACGGCGTCGCCGACAAGTGGGACCAGCCGATCGTGGGCGTCTTCAACCAGTTCAAGGAGCTGAAGGCGAAGCACCCCAAGCTGAAGATCAACATCTCGATCGGCGGCTGGAGCTACTCCAAGTACTTCTCGGACGCGGCCAAGACCGACGCGAGCCGCAAGAAGTTCGTCGCCTCCTGCGTCAAGCAGTACATCCAGGGCGACCTGCCCGTCGAGGGCGGCTTCGGCGGCCCCGGCACCGCGGCCGGCATCTTCGACGGCATCGACATCGACTGGGAGTACCCCGGCTCGGCCGACGGCCACCTCGGCAACCACTACGCCCCCGAGGACAAGCAGAACTTCACGCTCCTGCTCGCCGAGTTCCGCAAGCAGCTCGACGAGTACGGCGCGGCCCACGGCGGCAAGAAGTACCTCCTGACCGCCGCGCTCCCGGCCGGCCAGGACAAGATCAAGAACATCGAGACGGACAAGATCGGCGCGTACCTCGACTACGCGAACATCATGACGTACGACATGCACGGCGCCTGGGACGGCGACGGGCCGACGTACCACCAGTCCCCGCTGTACTCCGGTACGAACGACCCGACCGACGTCATCAAGCCGGGCACCGAGAAGTACTCGATCGACAACGCCATCGACTCCTGGATCGACGGCAAGCCCGCCTACGGCATCACCGGCGGCTTCCCGGCGAACAAGCTGACCCTCGGCTACGAGTTCTACTACCGCGGCTGGAAGGGCGTCCCCGCCGGGACCACCAACGGCCTCGCGCAGACGGCCACCGGCGGCTCCAACGCCCGCCCGCTGAGCCAGGCGGCCGGCATCGCGTACTACAAGGAGCTCGGCGGCATCGTCGACAACGCGGCCGGCACCTTCTGGGACGACCAGGCCAAGTCCGCGTACTTCTACAAGGACGGCGAGTTCTTCACCGGCCTGGACAAGCGCACCATCCAGGCCCGCGCCGACTACGCCCACCAGCGCGGTCTCGCCGGCGCGATGATGTACTCGCTCCTCGGCCTCGACGCCAACGCGACCCTCTTCAAGGACATCGTGACGGCGGTCGGTTCGTCCCCGACGAGCCCGACCACCCCGCCCACGACCCCGCCGACGACGCCGCCCACGACCCCGCCGACCACCACCCCGCCCACGACCCCGCCGACGACGCCGCCCACCGGCTGCACCGCCCCGGCGTACGTGGCCGGCACCGTCTACACCGGCGGCAGCCTCGTCTCCCACAAGGGCCACACCTGGAAGGCCCAGTGGTGGACCCAGAACGAGGAGCCGGGCACGACCGGCGAGTGGGGCGTCTGGAAGGACCAGGGCGCCTGCTGA
- a CDS encoding IclR family transcriptional regulator has product MALKPEPTAPFHSVQYALRVLETVSRHGGGVTDVQIARETGLPVAHLSSLLLMLRREGYVEQVADGAYVIGDSLVLLGSGLTRREALEAKLQETLTELRDSVGAAVYISRYIDGEVKITQFADGPRTPKVNEWVDFRSAAHASAVGKCLLTQLDQNGRRDHLSRHKIARLTSRTITSERILFSKLDSQPATVPVLDLQEYAVGTVCAAVPLTAGSAVGCLALSLPIEHAHRLRAAADTLNRRAAPVVLSLAI; this is encoded by the coding sequence GTGGCGCTGAAGCCCGAGCCCACCGCGCCGTTCCACTCGGTGCAGTACGCCCTTCGCGTCCTCGAGACGGTCTCACGGCACGGTGGCGGAGTGACAGACGTCCAGATCGCGCGCGAGACCGGCCTGCCCGTCGCCCACCTGTCCTCACTGCTCCTCATGCTCCGCCGCGAGGGGTACGTCGAGCAGGTCGCCGACGGCGCGTACGTGATCGGGGACTCCCTCGTCCTCCTCGGCTCCGGCCTGACCCGCCGCGAAGCCCTGGAGGCCAAGCTCCAGGAGACCCTGACCGAGCTCCGCGACTCCGTCGGCGCGGCGGTCTACATCAGCCGGTACATCGACGGCGAGGTGAAGATCACCCAGTTCGCCGACGGCCCGCGCACGCCCAAGGTCAACGAGTGGGTGGACTTCCGTTCGGCCGCGCACGCCAGCGCGGTCGGCAAGTGTCTCCTCACCCAGCTCGACCAGAACGGCCGCCGGGACCATCTCTCCCGGCACAAGATCGCCCGGCTGACCTCCCGGACGATCACCAGTGAGCGGATCCTCTTCTCCAAGCTCGACAGCCAGCCGGCCACCGTCCCCGTGCTCGACCTCCAGGAGTACGCGGTGGGCACGGTCTGCGCGGCCGTCCCGCTGACGGCGGGCTCGGCCGTGGGCTGCCTGGCGCTCTCCCTGCCGATCGAGCACGCCCACCGGCTGCGCGCGGCGGCCGACACGCTGAACCGGCGAGCCGCTCCGGTGGTGCTGTCGCTGGCGATCTGA
- a CDS encoding putative bifunctional diguanylate cyclase/phosphodiesterase gives MSGTPEGPVHPEPAETHTAEPALTERHLARRAAELSDCRAAFRVAQLAMAVVDENGVVVLANDSFGTLLGSEPAALREQAAADLVDLASDGRTWHAYREVLGGRRSRFRCTRRLKHADGRSLWAEVTVAPVPDSRRVLLSIADISDRRELHARLRHLQMHDPVTRLPNRALFFERLSAALEAAAQDAAHAEPVVPSHESHESYESYGYGRTGRIGLCYLDLDGFKAVNDTLGHRVGDRLLAAVATRLTECADSDGYTRNGGHLVARLGGDEFAILVEDSTGTEQLADLARSVLDALQRPFDLGGQRLSVSASIGVVERAAPGTTATALMQAADTTLYWAKADGKARWTLFDPERNAHRMTRQALSSTLRPAVERGEFALEYQPLVDLTDGAVRGVEALVRWNHPQFGSLAPNRFIGIAEEDGSIVELGRWVLDTACRQARQWQKDHPRERPLFVSVNVAVRQVWDSDLVADVAGILAETGLAPHLLQLELTESAVMGSNGRPLQALQALSDMGVRIAIDDFGTGYSNLAYLSRLPVSVLKLDGSFVRGFQDEEHANPADELIVEALVHLAHRLGLTVTAECVETAGQASRLRRIGCDTGQGWLYSRAVAPDRIAELIGTEPLPV, from the coding sequence GTGAGCGGAACCCCCGAAGGACCGGTGCACCCAGAACCGGCGGAGACACACACGGCCGAACCCGCACTCACGGAGCGTCACCTCGCGCGCCGGGCGGCCGAACTCAGCGACTGCCGCGCCGCCTTCCGGGTCGCCCAGCTCGCCATGGCCGTCGTCGACGAGAACGGCGTCGTCGTCCTCGCCAACGACTCCTTCGGCACCCTCCTCGGCAGCGAACCCGCGGCGCTCCGGGAGCAGGCCGCGGCCGACCTCGTCGACCTCGCCTCCGACGGACGCACCTGGCACGCCTACCGCGAGGTGCTCGGCGGCCGCCGCTCCCGCTTCCGCTGCACCCGCCGCCTCAAACACGCCGACGGGCGCTCGCTGTGGGCCGAGGTCACCGTCGCCCCCGTGCCCGACAGCCGGCGCGTCCTGCTGTCCATCGCGGACATCAGCGACCGGCGCGAGCTCCACGCCCGGCTGCGCCACCTCCAGATGCACGACCCGGTGACCCGGCTGCCCAACCGGGCGCTGTTCTTCGAGCGCCTCTCCGCCGCCCTGGAGGCCGCGGCCCAGGACGCCGCGCACGCCGAACCGGTGGTCCCGTCACATGAATCGCATGAGTCGTACGAGTCGTACGGCTATGGCAGAACAGGGCGGATCGGCCTCTGCTATCTGGACCTCGACGGCTTCAAGGCGGTCAACGACACCCTCGGCCACCGGGTCGGCGACCGGCTCCTGGCCGCCGTCGCCACCCGCCTGACGGAGTGCGCGGACAGCGACGGCTACACCCGCAACGGCGGCCACCTCGTGGCGCGGCTCGGCGGCGACGAGTTCGCGATCCTCGTCGAGGACTCCACCGGCACGGAACAACTGGCCGACCTGGCCCGCTCGGTGCTCGACGCCCTCCAGCGCCCCTTCGACCTGGGCGGACAGCGGCTCTCGGTCTCCGCCTCCATCGGCGTGGTCGAGCGCGCGGCGCCCGGGACGACGGCGACCGCCCTCATGCAGGCCGCGGACACCACGCTGTACTGGGCGAAGGCGGACGGCAAGGCCCGCTGGACGCTCTTCGACCCCGAGCGCAACGCCCACCGGATGACCCGGCAGGCGCTCTCCTCCACCCTGCGTCCGGCCGTGGAGCGCGGGGAGTTCGCCCTGGAGTACCAGCCGCTCGTGGACCTGACCGACGGGGCGGTGCGCGGGGTGGAGGCGCTGGTGCGCTGGAACCACCCGCAGTTCGGCTCGCTCGCGCCGAATCGGTTCATCGGGATCGCCGAGGAGGACGGCTCCATCGTGGAGCTGGGGCGATGGGTGCTCGACACCGCCTGCCGGCAGGCCCGGCAGTGGCAGAAGGACCATCCGCGGGAGCGCCCCCTCTTCGTCAGCGTCAACGTGGCGGTCCGTCAGGTCTGGGACTCCGACCTGGTCGCGGACGTGGCCGGCATCCTCGCGGAGACCGGCCTCGCACCGCACCTGCTCCAGCTGGAGCTGACCGAGTCCGCCGTGATGGGCTCGAACGGCCGGCCGCTCCAGGCGCTCCAGGCGCTGAGCGACATGGGCGTGCGGATCGCGATCGACGACTTCGGCACCGGCTACTCGAACCTCGCCTATCTGAGCCGGCTGCCGGTCTCCGTGCTCAAGCTGGACGGCTCCTTCGTCCGCGGCTTCCAGGACGAGGAGCACGCCAACCCGGCGGACGAACTGATCGTCGAGGCGCTCGTGCACCTCGCGCACCGGCTCGGCCTCACCGTGACCGCCGAGTGCGTCGAGACGGCCGGGCAGGCCAGCCGGCTGCGGCGGATCGGCTGCGACACCGGGCAGGGCTGGCTGTACTCGCGGGCGGTGGCCCCGGACCGTATCGCCGAACTGATCGGCACGGAGCCGCTGCCGGTGTAG
- a CDS encoding LLM class flavin-dependent oxidoreductase yields the protein MTDAIRGEARGTAPVPLSVLDLVTVGSGRTATQALATSVELSRLAERRGFHRHWVAEHHSMPGVASSSPAVILAHLAAHTRRIRLGSGGVMLPNHAPLVVAEQFGTLEAFAPGRIDLGLGRAPGTDGATAAALRRSDTLDEGADDFPEQLAELTRFLDDDFPDGHPYARIHAVPGPVQGPKGRPPVWLLGSSGFSARLAGLLGLPFAFAHHFSARNTIPALDLYRDSFRPSEVLDAPYAMIGVSAFAAEEAAQARRQVLAGALAMLRLRTGRPGLVPTPEEAEAYGFSPAEREFVDGWLANIVYGTPDEVRTGLDDLRKRTGADELMITANGHGGAERVRSYELIADAYELPDLGDLPEVPAL from the coding sequence GTGACCGACGCTATTCGAGGAGAGGCGCGGGGGACCGCGCCCGTACCGCTGTCCGTACTGGACCTGGTGACCGTCGGCAGCGGGCGGACCGCGACCCAGGCGCTCGCCACCAGCGTCGAGCTGAGCCGGCTCGCCGAGCGGCGCGGCTTCCACCGGCACTGGGTGGCCGAGCACCACTCCATGCCCGGGGTCGCCTCCTCCTCCCCGGCCGTGATCCTCGCCCACCTCGCGGCGCACACCCGCCGCATCCGGCTCGGCTCGGGCGGCGTCATGCTGCCCAACCACGCCCCGCTCGTCGTGGCCGAGCAGTTCGGCACCCTGGAGGCCTTCGCGCCGGGCCGGATCGACCTCGGTCTCGGCCGCGCGCCCGGCACCGACGGGGCCACGGCCGCCGCCCTGCGCCGCAGCGACACGCTCGACGAAGGCGCCGACGACTTTCCCGAGCAGCTGGCCGAGCTGACCCGGTTCCTGGACGACGACTTCCCGGACGGGCATCCGTACGCCCGGATCCACGCCGTGCCGGGACCGGTGCAGGGCCCGAAGGGACGCCCGCCGGTCTGGCTGCTCGGCTCCTCCGGCTTCAGCGCCCGCCTCGCGGGCCTGCTCGGGCTGCCCTTCGCCTTCGCCCATCACTTCTCGGCCAGGAACACGATCCCGGCGCTCGACCTCTACCGGGACTCGTTCCGGCCCTCGGAGGTCCTCGACGCCCCGTACGCGATGATCGGCGTCTCGGCCTTCGCCGCCGAGGAGGCGGCCCAGGCCCGCCGCCAGGTCCTCGCCGGCGCGCTCGCGATGCTGCGGCTGCGGACCGGGCGGCCCGGTCTGGTGCCGACGCCCGAGGAGGCGGAGGCGTACGGATTCAGCCCCGCCGAGCGGGAGTTCGTGGACGGCTGGCTCGCGAACATCGTGTACGGCACCCCGGACGAGGTCCGTACCGGCCTGGACGACCTGCGGAAGCGGACGGGCGCGGACGAGCTGATGATCACGGCCAACGGGCACGGCGGCGCGGAGCGGGTGCGGAGCTACGAGCTGATCGCCGACGCGTACGAGCTTCCGGATCTCGGGGACCTCCCTGAGGTTCCCGCCCTGTGA
- a CDS encoding response regulator gives MSRTVRKLRVVLAEDSVLLREGLIGLLARFGHEVVAAVGDADGLREAVAAHDPDVVVTDVRMPPGFQDEGLRAAVALRAERPALPVLVLSQYVQRSYAADLLDAGDGTGVGYLLKDRVGQVEEFADALARVADGGTVVDPEVVRQLFRRHRDPLEALTPREREVLGLVAEGHSNGAIARRLVVTEAAVGKHIGNILAKLDLPPAEDTHRRVLAVLTYLRA, from the coding sequence GTGTCCCGCACTGTCCGAAAGCTCCGCGTCGTCCTCGCCGAGGACAGCGTCCTCCTCCGGGAAGGGCTGATCGGCCTCCTCGCCCGCTTCGGACACGAGGTCGTCGCCGCCGTCGGTGACGCCGACGGCCTGCGCGAGGCGGTCGCCGCCCACGACCCGGACGTCGTCGTGACGGACGTACGGATGCCGCCCGGTTTCCAGGACGAGGGCCTGCGCGCGGCGGTCGCGCTCCGTGCCGAGCGGCCGGCCCTGCCGGTCCTGGTCCTCAGCCAGTACGTGCAGCGCAGCTACGCCGCCGATCTCCTCGACGCGGGCGACGGCACCGGCGTCGGCTATCTCCTGAAGGACCGGGTCGGGCAGGTGGAGGAGTTCGCGGACGCCCTGGCCCGGGTCGCGGACGGCGGCACGGTCGTCGATCCGGAGGTCGTACGGCAGCTGTTCCGCCGGCACCGGGACCCCCTGGAGGCGCTGACCCCGCGCGAGCGGGAGGTCCTGGGCCTGGTCGCGGAGGGCCATTCCAACGGGGCGATCGCCCGCCGTCTCGTCGTGACGGAGGCCGCCGTCGGCAAGCACATCGGCAACATCCTGGCGAAGCTGGACCTGCCCCCGGCCGAGGACACCCACCGCCGGGTCCTGGCTGTCCTGACCTACCTCAGGGCATGA
- a CDS encoding long-chain-fatty-acid--CoA ligase — translation MRSADTVAELVRRQWGDHRTGLRDEHHTLTHHQVAAGAAARAALLVDLMPPVPGGEPHLGILLDNTPEYPLWLSAAALAGAAVAGINPTRRGAELARDIRHTACRVLVTQRAHLPLLDGLALPGVRILVTDTEAYGELLAPYEGARPGDATLGPVRPDSRFLLSFTSGSTGAPKAALCSQGRLTAAGASLVSHFGVGRDDVHYICMPMFHGNAVIADWAPALVAGAGVALRARFSASRFLPDVRRFGATYFTYVGRAVQYLLATPPGPDDRAHRLRLGFGTEAGAVDAARFRERFGVPLVEGYGSSEGGAAIQRTPDTPTGAIGRAAPGDDLAVISSETGEECAPARFSSTGRLLNASEAVGELVNRGRSPFEGYWRNPEAEAARLRGGWYWTGDLFYRDADGFLYFAGRTDDRLRVDSENLAAAMIEHILARWERVAGVAVYAIPDPVAGDQVMAALALREGEVFDPSAFGAFLSAQADLGTKMPPRFVRVMEELPLTATNKIHRVALRRAAFHCEDPVWWRPAPGAAYEPLTPEQTKTLQETYTHHARPVL, via the coding sequence ATGAGGAGCGCGGACACCGTCGCGGAGCTCGTACGGCGCCAATGGGGCGACCACCGGACCGGCCTGAGGGACGAGCACCACACCCTCACCCACCACCAGGTCGCCGCGGGCGCCGCCGCGCGGGCCGCACTGCTCGTGGACCTGATGCCACCCGTGCCGGGGGGCGAGCCGCACCTCGGCATCCTGCTCGACAACACGCCGGAGTACCCGCTCTGGCTCAGCGCGGCGGCCCTCGCGGGGGCCGCCGTCGCCGGGATCAACCCCACCCGGCGCGGCGCCGAACTCGCCCGCGACATCCGGCACACCGCCTGCCGGGTCCTGGTCACCCAGCGCGCCCACCTGCCGCTCCTGGACGGGCTCGCGCTGCCGGGCGTACGGATCCTGGTCACCGACACCGAGGCGTACGGGGAACTCCTCGCCCCGTACGAGGGCGCCCGGCCGGGGGACGCCACCCTCGGCCCCGTACGCCCCGACAGCCGCTTCCTGCTCTCCTTCACCTCCGGTTCGACGGGCGCGCCGAAGGCGGCCCTGTGCAGCCAGGGGCGCCTGACCGCGGCGGGCGCGTCACTCGTCTCCCACTTCGGGGTCGGGCGGGACGACGTCCACTACATCTGCATGCCGATGTTCCACGGGAACGCCGTGATCGCCGACTGGGCGCCGGCCCTGGTCGCCGGGGCGGGGGTGGCGCTGCGGGCCCGCTTCTCGGCCTCCCGCTTCCTTCCCGACGTACGCCGCTTCGGCGCCACGTACTTCACGTACGTGGGCCGCGCCGTCCAGTACCTCCTCGCCACCCCGCCCGGCCCCGACGACCGCGCGCACCGGCTGCGGCTCGGCTTCGGCACGGAGGCGGGGGCGGTGGACGCGGCCCGCTTCCGGGAACGCTTCGGGGTCCCGCTGGTGGAGGGGTACGGCTCCTCGGAGGGCGGCGCGGCGATCCAGCGGACCCCGGACACGCCGACGGGCGCGATCGGCCGGGCGGCACCGGGAGACGACCTGGCGGTCATCTCCTCCGAGACGGGGGAGGAATGCGCCCCGGCCCGCTTCTCGTCCACCGGCCGGCTCCTCAACGCGAGCGAGGCGGTCGGTGAACTGGTCAACCGGGGCCGGTCGCCCTTCGAGGGCTACTGGCGCAACCCGGAGGCGGAGGCGGCGCGGCTGCGCGGCGGCTGGTACTGGACGGGCGACCTGTTCTACCGGGACGCGGACGGCTTCCTGTACTTCGCGGGCCGTACGGACGACCGGCTGCGGGTCGACAGCGAGAACCTGGCGGCGGCGATGATCGAACACATCCTGGCGCGCTGGGAGCGGGTGGCGGGGGTCGCGGTCTACGCGATACCGGACCCGGTGGCGGGCGACCAGGTGATGGCGGCGCTGGCCCTCCGGGAGGGCGAGGTGTTCGACCCGTCGGCCTTCGGGGCCTTCTTGTCCGCCCAGGCGGACCTGGGCACGAAGATGCCGCCGCGCTTCGTCCGGGTGATGGAGGAACTGCCCCTCACGGCCACGAACAAGATCCACCGGGTGGCCCTCCGGCGGGCCGCCTTCCACTGCGAGGACCCGGTGTGGTGGCGTCCGGCGCCGGGGGCGGCGTACGAGCCCCTGACCCCGGAGCAGACGAAGACCCTCCAGGAGACCTACACCCACCACGCCCGCCCCGTGCTGTGA
- a CDS encoding lytic polysaccharide monooxygenase — MRNKALGAAVVALGIAGATVLATGTAGSHGYTDAPISRQKLCANRTVSNCGDIQWEPQSVEGLKGFPAAGPADGKICAGGNSRFAQLDDPRGGAWPTTRLVAGQSYTFRWQFTARHATTDFRYYITKNGWTGSKALTRADLDPQPFLTIPYNNQQPPSTLSHSGTVPAGKTGRHLILAVWTVADTANAFYACSDVSF, encoded by the coding sequence ATGCGCAACAAGGCACTCGGGGCGGCGGTGGTGGCTCTCGGCATCGCCGGGGCCACCGTCCTCGCCACCGGCACCGCCGGCAGTCACGGCTACACCGACGCGCCGATCAGCCGTCAGAAGCTCTGTGCCAACCGGACCGTGAGCAACTGCGGCGACATCCAGTGGGAGCCGCAGTCGGTCGAGGGGCTCAAGGGCTTCCCGGCTGCGGGCCCCGCCGACGGGAAGATCTGCGCCGGCGGGAACTCCCGCTTCGCGCAGCTCGACGACCCCCGTGGCGGCGCCTGGCCGACGACACGGCTGGTGGCCGGGCAGAGCTACACCTTCCGGTGGCAGTTCACCGCCCGCCACGCCACCACGGACTTCCGCTACTACATCACCAAGAACGGCTGGACCGGGTCCAAGGCGCTGACCCGCGCGGACCTCGACCCCCAGCCGTTCCTGACCATCCCGTACAACAACCAGCAGCCGCCGTCGACGCTCTCGCACTCCGGGACGGTCCCGGCGGGCAAGACGGGCCGGCACCTGATCCTGGCGGTGTGGACGGTCGCGGACACCGCGAACGCCTTCTACGCCTGCTCGGACGTCTCGTTCTGA
- a CDS encoding sensor domain-containing protein, whose product MDPRTSWQALTRPRFLLGPWPWRAVGYLASGGALGAAAGFVFLVLGVFSLFLVGLPLLLLSGIALGRIERLRTRIVDLDPLPDPHRVPAAPGLAAWFRTRAAEQATWREFAYALLLATVLWPLDLLALAVGIGLPLALLSAPFQLAADGHEAKVVKAYLVSSYPEALAAALLGAVLLVALAYPLAAVAGARAALARAVLTPRESEREDGIGEVIASRARLVDAFEAERRRIERDLHDGAQQRLVALTMTLGLARLDALPGGPLAEQLAKAHAEAGQVLTELRELIHGIHPQVLADYGLGPALADAADRSAVPVDTDADALPRLPRAVESAAYFTGCEALANIGKHSGARRARLTARHRNGVLRLDVEDDGRGGADPARGSGLTGLADRIAVLDGTLTIMSPPGGPTLLRVEIPCPALSESSASSSPRTASSSGKG is encoded by the coding sequence ATGGACCCCCGTACCTCCTGGCAGGCCCTCACCCGCCCCCGTTTCCTCCTCGGACCCTGGCCCTGGCGGGCCGTCGGGTATCTCGCGTCCGGCGGGGCCCTCGGGGCCGCGGCCGGATTCGTGTTCCTGGTGCTCGGGGTGTTCTCCCTGTTCCTCGTCGGGCTGCCGCTGCTCCTGCTCTCCGGCATCGCCCTCGGGCGGATCGAGCGCCTCCGGACGAGGATCGTCGACCTCGACCCCCTCCCCGACCCGCACCGCGTCCCCGCCGCCCCCGGCCTCGCCGCCTGGTTCCGGACCCGGGCGGCGGAGCAGGCCACCTGGCGGGAGTTCGCGTACGCCCTGCTGCTCGCCACCGTCCTGTGGCCGCTCGACCTCCTCGCCCTCGCCGTCGGCATCGGCCTGCCCCTCGCGCTCCTCAGCGCCCCCTTCCAGCTGGCCGCGGACGGCCACGAGGCCAAGGTCGTCAAGGCGTACCTGGTCAGCTCGTATCCGGAGGCCCTCGCCGCCGCCCTCCTCGGCGCCGTCCTCCTCGTCGCCCTCGCCTACCCGCTGGCCGCCGTCGCCGGTGCCCGCGCCGCCCTGGCCCGGGCCGTGCTCACTCCCCGCGAGAGCGAGCGGGAGGACGGCATCGGTGAGGTCATCGCCTCCCGCGCCCGGCTCGTCGACGCCTTCGAGGCCGAGCGGCGACGCATCGAGCGCGATCTGCACGACGGGGCCCAGCAGCGCCTCGTCGCCCTCACCATGACCCTGGGCCTGGCCCGCCTCGACGCCCTGCCGGGCGGCCCGCTCGCCGAGCAGTTGGCGAAGGCCCACGCGGAGGCCGGGCAGGTCCTCACCGAGCTGCGGGAGCTGATCCACGGCATCCACCCCCAGGTCCTCGCCGACTACGGGCTCGGCCCGGCGCTCGCCGACGCCGCCGACCGCTCCGCCGTCCCCGTCGACACCGACGCCGACGCGCTGCCCCGGCTGCCCCGCGCCGTCGAGAGTGCCGCGTACTTCACCGGCTGCGAGGCCCTCGCCAACATCGGCAAGCACAGCGGCGCCCGCCGGGCGCGGCTCACCGCCCGGCACAGGAACGGCGTCCTGCGGCTCGACGTCGAGGACGACGGTCGCGGGGGCGCCGACCCGGCCCGCGGCTCGGGCCTCACCGGACTCGCCGACCGGATCGCCGTCCTCGATGGCACACTGACGATCATGAGCCCGCCGGGCGGGCCGACCCTCCTGCGAGTGGAGATCCCGTGTCCCGCACTGTCCGAAAGCTCCGCGTCGTCCTCGCCGAGGACAGCGTCCTCCTCCGGGAAGGGCTGA